One Cydia amplana chromosome 18, ilCydAmpl1.1, whole genome shotgun sequence DNA segment encodes these proteins:
- the LOC134656474 gene encoding arrestin domain-containing protein 17-like — protein MGFDEGRIILGSDNGSYFAGQTVNAKLVFNQDKVKTFRGIYAKIKGFCKVHWTTSHSRQVPDGRGGHRTEHYTETHESHEVYVERKIYLVGGESGEHSIQPGKHEYPFDFPLPVNCPSSFEGEHGHIRYEIKVVVDRAFKTDQEKKVRLRVIAPLDLNADPYCSEAIEIEMSNTYCCCCMSRGACETLVKLPKGGYCPGQSIPIEVSCENKGNVDIETLTFAIEQNTVFHATHRPGTKSREDTVAKLKKGPIPGNTSRTWTVEMDMPTMDLYNVAACRYIDIDYTFVVKVSPDGCHEDSKERRRIVIGNVPLRGYQDNIPNPMQDQMPKQMENYQNAAPHFGPVVNQPMPYPAPSPYPSGNPYPSGNPYPGASPYPVANPPYPNASPYPSPHPVSPYPNSPYPGSAQPVSPYPPPYSAVPSLPPGANVPYPIGPTSPFVNASAPGLIPATPDSAEKKNPIDDTSNINNPPFNPNFKS, from the exons ATGGGCTTTGATGAAGGAAGGATCATCCTAGGCAGTGATAATGGATCATATTTTGCGGGACAGACGGTTAATGCCAAGTTAGTTTTTAACCAAGACAAGGTGAAAACTTTTCGAG gtatatATGCGAAAATTAAAGGTTTCTGCAAAGTCCACTGGACAACCTCACACTCCAGGCAAGTCCCTGACGGCCGGGGCGGGCACCGCACGGAACACTACACTGAGACACATGAGTCTCATGAGGTCTATGTTGAACGGAAAATTTACCTTGTTGGAGGGGAAAGTG GCGAACATAGTATACAACCAGGCAAACATGAATACCCATTCGACTTCCCATTGCCTGTGAACTGTCCCTCGTCCTTCGAGGGTGAGCATGGCCACATCCGATATGAAATAAAGGTGGTGGTGGACCGGGCCTTCAAGACTGATCAAGAGAAAAAGGTCCGGCTGAGGGTCATAGCGCCATTGGATCTTAATGCGGATCCCTATTGCAGT GAAGCAATCGAGATCGAGATGAGCAACACCTACTGCTGCTGTTGCATGAGTCGTGGCGCTTGCGAGACCTTAGTGAAACTACCCAAAGGCGGCTATTGCCCGGGCCAATCCATCCCTATTGAAGTCAGCTGCGAAAACAAGGGCAATGTGGACATTGAGACCCTCACCTTTGCTATAGAACAG AACACAGTGTTCCACGCGACCCATCGCCCCGGCACGAAGAGCAGAGAAGACACCGTCGCCAAACTGAAGAAGGGCCCGATACCCGGCAACACGTCTCGCACCTGGACTGTGGAGATGGATATGCCCACCATGGACCTGTACAATGTAGCCGCTTGTCGGTACATCGATATTGACTACACTTTCGTG GTCAAAGTATCACCAGACGGCTGTCACGAAGACAGCAAAGAGAGACGCCGCATCGTCATCGGCAACGTCCCGCTGCGTGGCTACCAGGACAATATCCCCAACCCAATGCAAGACCAAATGCCCAAACAGATGGAGAACTATCAAAACGCCGCGCCGCACTTCGGCCCCGTTGTCAACCAACCCATGCCTTATCCTGCTCCTAGTCCTTACCCTAGCGGTAACCCTTACCCTAGTGGTAACCCTTACCCTGGTGCTAGCCCGTACCCTGTCGCTAACCCTCCATACCCGAACGCTAGTCCGTACCCCAGCCCGCACCCGGTGTCTCCGTATCCTAATTCTCCGTACCCTGGAAGTGCGCAGCCGGTCTCGCCGTATCCGCCTCCGTACTCCGCTGTGCCTTCGTTGCCGCCTGGGGCTAATGTGCCGTATCCCATAGGG